A region of the Pueribacillus theae genome:
TGCCGCTGTATTCGGAAGAACAGGCACGCCGGCATGATGTGAAGCCCGGAATAACGGGCTGGGCTCAAGTGAATGGCCGCAATGCCCTTAGCTGGGAAGAAAAATTTGCCCTTGATGTCTGGTATGTTGATCATCAGTCATTTTGGCTGGATCTTAAAATTATTCTGTTAACCATTGTGAAAGTATTTAAGTCTGAGGGGATTAATCAAGAAAACCATGCGACGGTTGAAAGATTTACCGGAACGCCGAAATCGGAGGCTACCAATGGAAAAAGTGATTCTAATCGGGGCAGGCGGACATAGCAAAGTCATTCAAGATAGCTTGAATCAAATGCGCGATCTGGAATTATACGCCATTTTGGATGATGCTTTTCGCCAAACCATTGAAAAAGACGGAATCATGTATGCGCCGACGGATTTTCTGAACACCATCAATAGGTCAGATTATAAATTTTGCCTTGCCATCGGGAGTAATTCCGTTCGCAAAAAATTATTTGGCACATTAAATATTCCTTTAACCCGTTATCTTTCCGTGATTCACCCGCATGCCACCATTAGCCCATCTGCCCGCATTGGGCATGGCACGGTTGTGATGGCCGGGGTTGTTATAAATGCTGATGCCACGATTGGAAACCATTGTATTATCAATACAGGCTCTGTCGTTGAACACGATAATAGGGTTGGAGATTTCGCCCACATTTCCCCGAATGCAACATTGGCGGGGAGTGTGGCCGTCCTGGAAGGGGCTCATGTCGGGGCAGGGGCGACAGTGATTCAAGGAATGCGGATCGGCAGTTGGAGTACAATCGGAGCAGGGGCGGTTGTCGTTAAAAATGTTGAAAGTAATGTGATTGCCGCCGGTGTTCCTGCTCAAGTGATAAAGCGTAATGAAACAATGAATGAAATGAGTGGATTAGATGA
Encoded here:
- a CDS encoding acetyltransferase, which gives rise to MEKVILIGAGGHSKVIQDSLNQMRDLELYAILDDAFRQTIEKDGIMYAPTDFLNTINRSDYKFCLAIGSNSVRKKLFGTLNIPLTRYLSVIHPHATISPSARIGHGTVVMAGVVINADATIGNHCIINTGSVVEHDNRVGDFAHISPNATLAGSVAVLEGAHVGAGATVIQGMRIGSWSTIGAGAVVVKNVESNVIAAGVPAQVIKRNETMNEMSGLDEARS